One part of the candidate division WOR-3 bacterium genome encodes these proteins:
- a CDS encoding permease → MIIKELIFGGLDSLKDYIAFHILTCLIPAFLLAGAMVTFINRQAIISLLGEKVNKLKSFSLASIFSFFLAACSCTVIPVSSGLYYSGAAIGVAFIILWVAPASNILSLIYTGSILGSQMVVARITSAILMAFLIGFIMTLFFGKEKKEFSSVKQEKLEFLKIRDLILLILILLSLLMPNYLGRNSPYIKKVIIWFIFTVIMVVYAIIFINKEKIKEWLYESWWFVKIILPLLLLGVFIVGVIGKLIPESFVRNYLGSKGVFSSFLATLIGAISYFATMTEAPFVHTLMKLGMGKGPALALLLTGPGLSLPNWLAIGRVFGFKKTLVYVPTIIILGTLIGFIFGKFIF, encoded by the coding sequence ATGATAATTAAAGAATTGATTTTCGGTGGTCTTGATTCTCTAAAAGATTATATTGCTTTTCATATTTTAACCTGTCTCATTCCGGCTTTTTTACTTGCCGGCGCAATGGTGACATTTATCAATCGTCAGGCAATCATCTCTTTACTTGGTGAAAAGGTAAATAAGTTAAAATCTTTCTCTTTAGCAAGTATTTTCAGTTTTTTTCTGGCAGCTTGTTCTTGTACGGTAATTCCAGTAAGTAGTGGCCTTTATTATAGTGGAGCAGCAATCGGAGTGGCTTTTATTATTCTCTGGGTAGCACCAGCAAGTAATATTCTTTCCTTAATCTATACGGGAAGTATTTTGGGAAGTCAAATGGTAGTAGCAAGAATTACTTCCGCAATTTTAATGGCTTTTCTTATTGGTTTTATTATGACCTTATTTTTTGGCAAAGAAAAAAAGGAATTTAGTTCGGTGAAACAGGAAAAATTGGAATTTTTAAAAATAAGAGATTTAATTCTTCTTATCCTTATTTTACTTTCTTTACTGATGCCTAATTATTTAGGAAGAAATAGTCCTTATATTAAAAAAGTTATTATCTGGTTTATCTTTACAGTTATTATGGTTGTTTACGCAATTATTTTTATTAATAAAGAAAAAATAAAAGAATGGCTTTATGAAAGTTGGTGGTTTGTAAAGATTATTTTACCATTATTACTTTTAGGTGTTTTTATTGTTGGTGTTATCGGTAAACTAATACCGGAGAGTTTTGTTAGAAATTATCTTGGTTCCAAAGGAGTTTTCTCTTCTTTTTTAGCAACTTTAATTGGTGCTATTAGTTATTTTGCTACGATGACGGAAGCACCTTTTGTCCATACTTTAATGAAATTGGGAATGGGAAAAGGACCGGCATTGGCTTTGCTTTTAACCGGTCCGGGTTTGAGTTTACCTAATTGGCTTGCGATTGGTCGGGTTTTTGGCTTTAAGAAAACTTTGGTTTATGTACCAACAATAATTATTTTAGGAACTTTAATTGGTTTTATTTTTGGAAAATTTATTTTTTAA
- a CDS encoding metalloregulator ArsR/SmtB family transcription factor, with the protein MNIKDYTAIFKILSVITRLKITWILKKARKPLCVCEIMDILKEPHYNVSRHLKELKNVHLVEEKKEGKWVFYSLTKEKDPFIKALLKTIERIPKKFFTAEEENLKKRLSLRKDNKVVVGLKRRNKK; encoded by the coding sequence ATGAATATAAAAGATTATACCGCTATTTTTAAAATCTTAAGTGTTATTACTCGATTAAAAATAACTTGGATTTTGAAGAAGGCAAGAAAACCCCTTTGTGTTTGTGAGATTATGGATATTTTAAAAGAACCCCATTATAATGTTTCTCGTCATTTAAAAGAATTAAAGAATGTTCATTTAGTAGAAGAGAAAAAAGAAGGGAAATGGGTTTTCTATTCTTTAACAAAAGAAAAAGACCCGTTTATAAAAGCATTATTAAAAACTATTGAAAGGATTCCTAAAAAATTTTTTACAGCAGAAGAAGAAAATTTAAAAAAAAGGTTAAGTTTAAGAAAAGATAATAAAGTAGTAGTGGGCTTAAAAAGGAGGAATAAAAAATGA
- a CDS encoding thioredoxin family protein gives MKIIIAGPGCPRCQATEKNVRDACAELGIACEITHLYDIKEFAKFGVMLTPAVIIDDKVVISGKVPAVEELIKILSEKK, from the coding sequence ATGAAAATCATCATTGCTGGACCTGGTTGCCCAAGATGTCAGGCAACCGAAAAGAATGTAAGAGATGCCTGCGCTGAATTGGGAATTGCTTGTGAAATTACCCATCTTTATGATATTAAAGAATTTGCCAAATTTGGTGTAATGTTAACACCAGCAGTAATTATTGATGACAAAGTGGTTATTTCGGGAAAGGTACCTGCTGTTGAAGAGTTAATAAAAATATTATCGGAAAAGAAATAA
- a CDS encoding DUF169 domain-containing protein produces MEEFKEILSLKLLPVGVKFLQKEESTKGEFLAKKLTFCQFVHGASQERCLFKITKENLGCASAQFVFGFREYNEKDIDHHLRQFTFSKESAKKLIEIKPKLPINQFTGLLVGDINSFTPDKPDVVILIIDSAQALPLIEAYTTAYEKDITFCNGVSSAVCSYGVVFAYQTKKPNLTIPCVGAKRYGLFQDHQLVFSLPWEVAQEIKNQLIRFAKSNKLHLPIKQAYYSPVKENEK; encoded by the coding sequence ATGGAAGAATTCAAGGAAATTTTATCATTAAAACTTTTACCTGTAGGAGTTAAATTTCTTCAAAAAGAAGAATCTACTAAGGGAGAATTTTTGGCAAAGAAGCTAACCTTTTGCCAGTTTGTCCATGGAGCATCCCAAGAAAGGTGTTTATTTAAGATAACTAAGGAAAATTTAGGTTGTGCCTCAGCTCAATTTGTTTTCGGTTTTCGGGAATATAACGAAAAAGATATTGACCATCATCTAAGACAATTTACTTTTAGTAAAGAAAGTGCTAAAAAATTAATTGAGATAAAACCTAAATTACCAATTAACCAATTTACTGGTTTATTGGTGGGCGACATCAATAGTTTTACTCCTGATAAACCAGATGTGGTAATTCTTATTATTGATAGTGCTCAAGCTTTACCATTAATTGAGGCTTATACTACTGCTTATGAAAAGGATATCACTTTTTGTAACGGTGTGAGCTCGGCTGTTTGTTCCTACGGAGTAGTATTTGCTTATCAAACAAAAAAACCAAATCTTACTATTCCCTGCGTTGGAGCAAAAAGATACGGACTTTTCCAAGACCATCAACTTGTCTTTTCTTTACCTTGGGAAGTTGCTCAAGAGATAAAAAATCAACTAATAAGATTTGCCAAAAGTAATAAACTCCATTTACCCATTAAACAAGCATATTATTCACCGGTTAAAGAAAATGAAAAATAA